GCAACACAATCCAATTCGCATAGGAGAGACCATGAGCATCCTCAAGTTGGACCAGGGCAGCTTCCAGAGCACCATTGACGACGGACTCACGCTGGTGGATTTCTGGGCCGAGTGGTGCGGACCTTGCCGCATGCTGGCGCCCGTGCTGGAAAAGGTGGCGGCGCAGCCCGAGCTGGGCGCGAAGATCGGCAAGGTGAACGTGGACGAGAACCAGGCCCTGGCGGCCCGCTTCAATGTCCGCGGCATTCCCACCATGATCCTGTTTAAGAGCGGCCAGCCCGTCGACCAGCTGGTGGGCCTGACCAACGAGCAGAGCATCCTGGCACTGATCGCCCGCCACAAATAGCGACGGCACGGCGCGGCAGCAGACATTGGAAGGGACCCGGCAACGGGTCCCTTTTCTGTGGTCCCGATTCGGCACGACTCCACTTCGCCCCTCCAACCTGCCGATATGGAAGGAAAGTCATCAGGAGGACCCATGCGATCTGACCTTGGCACCAAGCTCGCGGCACTTGCCCTGCTCTGTTTCGTACTGCCCAGCCCCTCTGCCGCCCAGGAGGAGGCCAGCCTGGAGGAAACCCTCAACCAGCTGTCCGGCGATGCGGCCGCGCAGTACCTGGCCCCGGTCTCCTCTTCCTTCGGCGCCAACCTCAACAGCGGCTGGTTCCACCGAGCGCCCAAAGCCGTCAAACTGGGCTTCAACTTCGAAGCCGGCTTCGTGGCGATGGGCTCCTTCTTCCCGGACGACGCCACCCATTTCGACGTGGAGGGCTCCTTCCGCTTCAGTGACGACGAGGCGGCCATGATCCTGGACTACTGGGCCGATCAGCCCGACAGCCCGGATTTCGAGAGCATCCCGGGCCTCGAGGACTACCTGATCGACCAGATCACGGCGGACGCCTACCGGGTGGGAATCTCCGGGGCCACGGTCATCGGCGCGGCCACGGACAGCGTGACGGTCGCGTACGGCGGCGACACCCTGTCCTACCTGAGCGAGGAATACGTGGTGCCGGCCACCGACGTCAAGCTGCCCTTCGGCGGCTTCGGCGACCTGGCGGACATCAACCTCATGCCGCTGATGGCCCCGCAGCTGACCCTGGGCACGGTCTACGGCACCCAGTTCACGCTGCGCTATCTGCCGGCGGTGGAGATCGACCAGGACCTGGGCGAATTCAAGTACCTGGGCTTCGGCATCCAGCACAACCCCATGGTTTGGCTGGACATGAAACTGCCCGTGGACGTCTCGGCCAGCTTCTTCACCCAGAACATGAAGGTGGGCGACTTGTTCGAGTGCTCGTCCACGGCCTTCGGCGTCAACGCCAGCAAGACCCTGGGCTGGCGCTTCCTCAACCTGACGCCTTACGCCGGCTTCATGCTGGAGAACGCCAGCATGAAGGTCTCCTACGATTTCATCGTGGACACGCCCGCCGGACCCGTGACCCAGCCCATCAGCCTGGACCTGGAGAGCGAGAATACCTCGCGCCTGACCCTGGGCCTGAACGCGCGGCTGGGCATCGTCAACTGGAACATCGACTACAGTCTGGCGGCCTATCCGGCCATCAGCACGGGAGTCAACCTGGCCTTCTAGCTGGACCCGCATCCGACATGATGAAAGACGGCGCTGCGGCGCCGTCTTTCGTTGGGGCCCACCGGGAATGGAAATGTCCCACCCCCCCGGCTACTTGCCGGCGTTCAACCCGGAGGAGCCGATGTTTCCGCAACCCGAACTGTGGGTGCCCGCCACCAAGAAAGAGTTGGTGCGCAGCCTGTCCAGCGTCTATCTTGGCCAAGAGGACAAGTTCGCCCGCATGCCCAAGCAACAGCTCATGGCCATCTTCTTCTACCTGCGCCGGCGGCACGGGATGTTCTCTTGAAGACGGTCGGCGCACGGGTCGACGGCAGGGGAATCCCACGCCCGACAGGCCGCAACCAGGTGGAGCGATGAAGCCCCAGGAACGACAACTCACCCTGACCGCCTACCTCCACGCCCATCATTTCGGGCGCACGCTGGAGGAGATCCAGGCGGACATTCCGGATTACGGCCGGGGGGAATCCGGCCGCAAGAAGTTCCAGCGCGATCGCGCCGTGCTGCGCGAGCTGGGCTTGCCGCTGCGCTGCGTGGAACAGGAGGGCCTGACCGACGACGGCAACCTGCGCTACGTCTACCTGCTGGACCGCCGGGAGGTCTTCGCCCGCGGCCTGCGCCTGAGCCCCGCCGAGCAGCGCGGCCTGCTGGCGGTCTGCGACACGCTGATGGACCGGCCGGAGTTTCCCTTCGGCGACTGGGTGCGCTCCGCCCGCGACAAGCTGCTCTCCGCCCGCAGCGGCGCCCCGGTGGAGGAGGCCGTCAGCCGGCGCTTGCCGCCCCTTCCCGCATTGGGCGAAAAGGACGACCTCAGCGCGCTGGAGCCTGTGCTCAGCGCCCTGGAGCGCGGCGTCTGCCTGCGCTTCGAGTACCAGGGTCTGCACCACGACCGGCCGGAGCCGCGCACCGTGCATCCCTGGCGCCTGCTGGCCTGGCGCGGCACCTGGCTGCTGCGCGCCCACTGCGAGTTGCGCGGCGAACCGCGCAGTTTCCTCTTGCGGCGCATGCGCCGGCTCGAGCTGACCGCGGTACCGGCCCGCCCGGCGCCGGCGGAGATCGAATCCACGGGGCTCGCGGCCTGGGAGGTGGGGTTGGGCGAAGGGCCGGACGCCGTGGTGGACTTTGAGCCGGCGGTGGCCGAACTGGTGGAGCGCGGGCTGCTCAGCGTCACGCCCCCCTGCCGGTTGGAGCGCTTGGTGGACGGCCGTCTGCGCGCGACCCTGCCCGTGGAGGATCCGGCGGCCTTTTTCCGCTGGCTGCTGGGCTGGGGCCGCCAGGCCTGGCTGCGGGGGCCGGCGGCGCTGCAGGAGAAGTTGGCGGACTGGCTGGACCAGTCTCGGGGCGCGGGGAGGTCCGCATGAGCGCGAATCTGGATCTGCGGCAGATCCTCAACCTGCTGCCCCGCCTGGCCAAGCTGGACGGCCGGCCCGTGGAAGAGGCCTGCGCCGAGCTGGAGTTGAGCCGCGCGCAGCTCTTCCAGCTGGTGCAGAGCGCCAGCGCCCTGGCCTGGGGCGATCACGACGAGGGCGAGCTGCTGGACATCTGGGAGGAGGGCGGCCGGCTCTGGGTGCACACGGGCGGGCTCTTCGAACAGGTGGTGCGGCTGCTTCCGCCGGAACTGCTGGCATTGCGATTGGGCGCCGCGCAATTGGCGGCCGCCGGGCTGGGTCGCGAACTGGATCTGGACGCCCTGCTGACGCGCATCGAGGGTGGCCTGGCGGGGGCGGAGCCCGGCGTGGCCGAGCGGCTGCGGCAACAGGTGGGCGCCCAGGCGGATCCGGCGCTGGACCCCGCCCTGCTGGAGCGCGTGCTGCTGGCCAGCCGGGAGCGGCGTCTGCTGCGCATCTGGTATTACAGCCGCAATTCCGATCGGCTACGGCCGCGGCTGGTGGAACCCTGGCGGCCCTTCCAGGAGGGCGGGCTCTGGTATCTGCAGGCGCTGGACCGCGACCTGAACGCCGAGCGGATCTTTCGGCTGGACCGGATCGCCGAACTGCTGGTGCAGGACGAGAGCTTCGCCGAACCCCCGGCCGAGCGGTTGGCCCGGGCGAGCATCTACCCAGAGGACGGGGCCCGGCGCACCACGGCCCGCCTGACCGGCCCGCTGGCCCGCCTGGCCCGGGAGCACGCATGGCCGGACACGCGCGAAGAGCCCGACGGCACCCTGCTGATGGAGATTGCCTACGCCGACAGCGACCCGCTGCTGCGCTACCTGCTGACCTGGGTGCCCAACGTGGTGGTGGAGGGCGCCGAGCTGCGCAGGGACTGGCTGGCCCTGCTGGACGAAATGCGCGTGCGGCACGGTGCGCCCGCGGGGGCGCCGTGAGCCCCGGCGCCCCCCGCCCGGCCCG
The Candidatus Delongbacteria bacterium genome window above contains:
- a CDS encoding DUF6588 family protein, giving the protein MRSDLGTKLAALALLCFVLPSPSAAQEEASLEETLNQLSGDAAAQYLAPVSSSFGANLNSGWFHRAPKAVKLGFNFEAGFVAMGSFFPDDATHFDVEGSFRFSDDEAAMILDYWADQPDSPDFESIPGLEDYLIDQITADAYRVGISGATVIGAATDSVTVAYGGDTLSYLSEEYVVPATDVKLPFGGFGDLADINLMPLMAPQLTLGTVYGTQFTLRYLPAVEIDQDLGEFKYLGFGIQHNPMVWLDMKLPVDVSASFFTQNMKVGDLFECSSTAFGVNASKTLGWRFLNLTPYAGFMLENASMKVSYDFIVDTPAGPVTQPISLDLESENTSRLTLGLNARLGIVNWNIDYSLAAYPAISTGVNLAF
- the trxA gene encoding thioredoxin yields the protein MSILKLDQGSFQSTIDDGLTLVDFWAEWCGPCRMLAPVLEKVAAQPELGAKIGKVNVDENQALAARFNVRGIPTMILFKSGQPVDQLVGLTNEQSILALIARHK
- a CDS encoding WYL domain-containing protein yields the protein MSANLDLRQILNLLPRLAKLDGRPVEEACAELELSRAQLFQLVQSASALAWGDHDEGELLDIWEEGGRLWVHTGGLFEQVVRLLPPELLALRLGAAQLAAAGLGRELDLDALLTRIEGGLAGAEPGVAERLRQQVGAQADPALDPALLERVLLASRERRLLRIWYYSRNSDRLRPRLVEPWRPFQEGGLWYLQALDRDLNAERIFRLDRIAELLVQDESFAEPPAERLARASIYPEDGARRTTARLTGPLARLAREHAWPDTREEPDGTLLMEIAYADSDPLLRYLLTWVPNVVVEGAELRRDWLALLDEMRVRHGAPAGAP
- a CDS encoding WYL domain-containing protein, which encodes MKPQERQLTLTAYLHAHHFGRTLEEIQADIPDYGRGESGRKKFQRDRAVLRELGLPLRCVEQEGLTDDGNLRYVYLLDRREVFARGLRLSPAEQRGLLAVCDTLMDRPEFPFGDWVRSARDKLLSARSGAPVEEAVSRRLPPLPALGEKDDLSALEPVLSALERGVCLRFEYQGLHHDRPEPRTVHPWRLLAWRGTWLLRAHCELRGEPRSFLLRRMRRLELTAVPARPAPAEIESTGLAAWEVGLGEGPDAVVDFEPAVAELVERGLLSVTPPCRLERLVDGRLRATLPVEDPAAFFRWLLGWGRQAWLRGPAALQEKLADWLDQSRGAGRSA